Proteins from one Impatiens glandulifera chromosome 2, dImpGla2.1, whole genome shotgun sequence genomic window:
- the LOC124925772 gene encoding protein NRT1/ PTR FAMILY 3.1 — MEKKDESVRVQRTKGGMVTMPFIFANEATEKLAVVGFGTNMISYLTGQLHMPITKAANTLTNFSGTASLTPLVGAFIADSYFGRFWTITAASIIYQIGMTTLTVSAVIPKLRPPPCSGDQICQTANGGQLAILYVSLLLAAIGAGGIRPCVVAFGADQFDETDPKQKTKTWNFFNWYYFCMGVSILLAVTVVVYVQDYVGWGWGLGIPTIAMFLSIVAFIFGYPLYRNIDPAGSPFTRLVQVAVSSFRKRNLTLVSDPKLLYENDEIDAAISVAGKLVHSKNLRFLDKAAIVSEEDDIRKPNLWKLNTIHRVEELKTIIRMGPIWAAGILLITAYAQQNTFSIQQAKTMDRHILSGSFEIPAASMAVFTMTSMLATVAFYDRLFIPFIRRFTGLDRGIGFLQRMTIGFVISIFATFVAGFVELKRKHVASEYDLINNPHAAIPISVLWLVPQYSLHGMAEAFMSIGHLEFFYDQAPESMRSTAMALFWTAISLGNYTSTILVTLVHKLTQGRDGSNWLPDDNLNKGKLERFYWLITGLQVVNLVYYLFCVKLYTFKPVQVMVIDNKQEDKDAPNVNNGSLELSSQQV; from the exons ATGGAGAAAAAGGATGAATCAGTTCGAGTTCAAAGGACCAAAGGGGGGATGGTGACGATGCCCTTCATCTTtg CAAATGAAGCAACTGAAAAACTGGCGGTGGTGGGATTTGGAACTAATATGATTAGCTACCTAACGGGACAGCTTCACATGCCTATAACAAAAGCGGCCAACACTCTAACCAACTTTAGCGGCACCGCCAGCTTGACTCCCCTCGTCGGCGCCTTCATCGCCGACTCATACTTCGGCCGTTTTTGGACCATCACCGCCGCTTCTATCATCTACCAAATT gGCATGACGACATTAACAGTGTCTGCTGTTATCCCCAAACTAAGGCCTCCCCCATGCAGTGGAGACCAAATCTGTCAGACAGCTAATGGCGGACAGCTGGCAATTCTCTACGTATCACTTCTGTTGGCTGCAATCGGGGCGGGTGGGATCCGGCCATGCGTTGTGGCATTCGGGGCGGATCAGTTTGATGAAACGGATCCGAAACAGAAGACTAAAACATGGAACTTCTTTAACTGGTATTATTTCTGCATGGGCGTTTCGATTCTGTTGGCGGTGACGGTTGTTGTTTATGTTCAAGATTATGTTGGATGGGGTTGGGGATTGGGAATACCCACTATCGCTATGTTCTTATCAATTGTAGCCTTCATTTTTGGGTACCCGCTTTATCGGAATATTGACCCGGCAGGAAGTCCGTTTACCCGATTGGTTCAGGTTGCTGTTTCTTCATTTAGGAAAAGGAATTTAACGTTGGTTTCGGATCCTAAGTTGTTGTACGAGAATGATGAGATTGATGCAGCTATTTCTGTGGCTGGTAAACTTGTTCATTCCAAGAATTTGAG GTTCTTGGACAAGGCAGCAATTGTGAGCGAAGAAGACGACATAAGAAAACCAAATCTATGGAAGCTAAACACAATCCATCGCGTGGAAGAACTAAAAACCATAATCCGAATGGGTCCAATTTGGGCAGCCGGGATCCTTCTGATAACTGCATACGCCCAACAGAACACATTTTCAATCCAACAAGCAAAAACAATGGACAGACACATATTATCAGGATCATTCGAAATCCCCGCAGCCTCCATGGCCGTTTTCACAATGACATCCATGCTCGCCACCGTCGCCTTCTACGACCGTCTCTTCATCCCCTTCATCCGTCGCTTCACCGGCCTCGACCGAGGAATCGGTTTCCTCCAACGAATGACAATCGGTTTCGTCATCTCTATTTTCGCCACTTTCGTAGCCGGTTTCGTCGAATTGAAGAGAAAACACGTCGCATCTGAATATGACTTAATAAACAATCCCCATGCAGCAATACCCATCTCGGTTCTATGGCTGGTTCCGCAATACTCGCTCCACGGAATGGCGGAGGCGTTCATGTCAATCGGGCACCTGGAGTTTTTCTACGACCAGGCGCCCGAGAGCATGAGGAGCACCGCCATGGCTCTGTTTTGGACGGCCATTTCACTGGGGAATTATACCAGCACGATTTTGGTTACATTGGTTCATAAATTAACTCAAGGGCGTGACGGGTCAAACTGGCTGccggatgataatttgaataagGGTAAGCTTGAGAGGTTCTATTGGCTCATAACAGGTTTACAAGTGGTTAACCTTGTTTACTACTTGTTCTGTGTTAAGTTATACACTTTCAAACCAGTTCAAGTCATGGTCATCGATAACAAACAAGAAGACAAAGATGCACCTAATGTTAATAATGGATCACTCGAGCTTTCGTCTCAGCAGGTCTAG
- the LOC124927447 gene encoding protein PLANT CADMIUM RESISTANCE 12-like: MKDLGVGLIISSEKTMSENGSLTVKEAAAAEDSTVAAVESTKLMIPFQPYPNPTGLPEGQWTTGLYDCLDDRHNCLMTAFCPWVTLGQNAHVIDRGTISCFAAGAIYAALIYAGCNSMYGCTYRAKLRGYFSLPEAPLPDGIVHCICFFCALCQDYRELKNRGIDPSVSWEANVENWMDQKTTLIVPPTTEPGMER; encoded by the exons ATGAAGGATCTAGGAGTAGGACTTATAATCTCATCGGAGAAAACCATGTCTGAGAATGGATCCCTGACAGTTAAGGAGGCAGCAGCCGCGGAAGACAGCACTGTGGCAGCGGTTGAGTCCACGAAGCTAATGATCCCCTTTCAGCCTTACCCGAATCCCACTGGCTTACCCGAAGGCCAGTGGACCACGGGCCTCTATGATTGTCTCGATGATCGACATAACT GTCTTATGACTGCATTCTGCCCGTGGGTGACGCTGGGACAGAACGCACATGTAATCGACAGGGGAACTATAT CTTGTTTTGCTGCTGGAGCTATTTATGCGGCTCTTATATATGCGGGGTGTAATTCGATGTATGGTTGTACATACCGCGCCAAATTGCGAGGGTATTTTTCATTGCCAGAAGCTCCTCTTCCAGACGGGATAGTTCATTGCATATGTTTCTTTTGTGCGCTTTGCCAAGATTATAGAGAGCTCAAGAATCGCGGCATTGATCCTTCAGTCAGTTGGGAAGCCAATGTCGAAAATTGGATGGATCAGAAAACGACTCTCATCGTGCCCCCGACCACTGAACCTGGAATGGAACGTTAA
- the LOC124927396 gene encoding AP2/ERF and B3 domain-containing transcription factor ARF14-like: MNAVSSRDDESATITDSPEKMIMIMSAGGGNTTTTTTEVQSQRRTKLTPSRFKGVVPQPNGRWGSQIYEKHQRVWLGTFNCEDEAARAYDVAARRYRGLDAITNFKTVSSSEEAEFLGSHSKAEIVDMLRKHTYKDELEQQISRRRQLIIINHHHHRIINSSDHDDNKLQTEVLFEKTVTPSDVGKLNRLVIPKQHAEKYFPISGRSNKNVVLMNLKDRAGPGKVWRFRYSYWNSSQSYVLTKGWSRFVKEKGLNAGDIVSFHRSVNSADKQLYVDHLKIIQAAAGVIEEEEKARVVRLFGVNIFKVPSTTNIISTNCVDNNNNNIGSKRKKLEMMENIIMTWDSTKKQRVIDVV, translated from the coding sequence aTGAACGCTGTTAGTTCAAGAGATGATGAGAGCGCAACCATCACCGACTCCCCGGAGaagatgatcatgatcatgagcGCCGGCGGCGGcaacaccaccaccaccacgACGGAGGTCCAATCCCAGCGCCGGACAAAGCTTACACCTTCGAGATTCAAAGGTGTTGTTCCCCAGCCTAATGGAAGATGGGGTTCACAAATTTACGAAAAACACCAAAGAGTTTGGCTCGGCACTTTCAATTGCGAAGACGAGGCCGCACGCGCTTACGACGTGGCCGCAAGACGCTACCGTGGCCTCGACGCCATCACCAATTTCAAGACAGTTAGTTCATCGGAGGAGGCTGAATTCCTCGGGTCCCATTCGAAGGCGGAAATCGTGGACATGTTAAGGAAACATACTTACAAGGATGAACTCGAACAACAAATTAGCCGTCGGCgccaattaataataattaatcatcatcatcatcggaTTATTAATAGTAGTGATCATGACGACAACAAATTACAAACGGAAGTGCTTTTCGAGAAAACCGTGACACCTAGCGACGTGGGAAAGTTGAACCGGTTAGTGATTCCTAAACAGCATGCGGAGAAGTATTTCCCTATCTCTGGGCGGTCGAATAAGAACGTTGTGCTTATGAATTTGAAGGATAGGGCAGGGCCAGGTAAAGTGTGGAGATTTCGATATTCGTATTGGAATAGTAGCCAAAGCTACGTTTTGACAAAGGGGTGGAGTCGATTCGTTAAAGAGAAAGGTTTGAACGCAGGCGATATCGTGAGCTTTCATCGATCCGTTAATTCGGCCGACAAACAATTGTATGTTGATCATTTGAAGATCATTCAGGCAGCAGCCGGAGTTatcgaggaggaggagaaggcgCGAGTTGTGAGGCTTTTTGGGGTTAACATATTCAAAGTTCCGTCAACAACCAATATAATTAGTACTAATTGTgtggataataataataataatattggatCAAAGAGGAAGAAATTAGAGATGATGGAGAACATAATCATGACATGGGACAGTACCAAGAAACAACGAGTAATTGACGTTGTCTAA